A stretch of Desulfurivibrio alkaliphilus AHT 2 DNA encodes these proteins:
- a CDS encoding DUF1722 domain-containing protein gives MRVWDIHPGYLNRQSLLGEHRELHGIVAIISQGKKGYANHPETRRWQSYGWALQQRHRLLACEMALRGFTDRSPVALTGSEGNWPAVYLDEPAAQYRLLGQKYQHKEQGRIPLPRNSQQLWAQHKYSVLARDPGLYQKIGASLARPGNRGFAPLARLLAETLRLPPSPGGIGNAAQHLWGYVSGPDCGGKPPELASWSPAELLRETQQRTMANQVTYLLHSTALSDLAAWPDSP, from the coding sequence ATGCGTGTTTGGGATATTCACCCCGGTTACCTGAACCGGCAAAGCCTGTTGGGTGAACACCGGGAGTTGCACGGTATTGTGGCCATTATCAGCCAAGGCAAAAAGGGCTACGCCAACCATCCGGAAACCAGGCGCTGGCAGAGTTACGGCTGGGCGCTGCAGCAACGGCACCGCCTGTTGGCCTGCGAGATGGCCCTGCGCGGCTTCACCGATCGCAGCCCGGTTGCATTGACCGGCAGTGAAGGCAACTGGCCGGCCGTTTACCTGGATGAGCCGGCCGCCCAGTATCGGCTGCTGGGCCAAAAATACCAGCATAAGGAGCAGGGCCGGATTCCACTGCCCCGCAACAGCCAGCAACTCTGGGCCCAGCACAAGTATTCGGTGCTGGCCCGCGACCCAGGGCTGTACCAAAAGATCGGCGCCAGCCTGGCCCGCCCGGGCAACCGGGGCTTCGCCCCGCTGGCCCGGCTGCTGGCCGAAACCCTGCGCTTGCCCCCCAGCCCCGGCGGCATCGGCAATGCGGCACAACACCTCTGGGGCTACGTCTCCGGCCCGGACTGCGGTGGCAAGCCCCCGGAGCTCGCCTCCTGGTCGCCGGCCGAACTGCTCCGGGAAACCCAGCAAAGAACCATGGCCAACCAGGTAACTTACCTCCTCCACTCCACCGCCCTGAGCGACCTGGCAGCCTGGCCGGATAGCCCTTGA
- a CDS encoding type II secretion system protein: MAQRKLTRSQGGFTLIEIIAVLVILGILAAVAIPRFIDLQSESQEKAVEAALGAASSNVTMSYARFLLVNSAAPTGIDGNAWTGAAGTTNQTIETSRSRFGRLPNNLMPLAAGFTFFRWLFRADSTQSPLLLAELAEI; this comes from the coding sequence ATGGCACAGAGAAAGTTAACCCGCTCCCAGGGAGGTTTTACCCTCATTGAAATCATCGCCGTGCTGGTGATCTTGGGCATTCTAGCCGCGGTGGCGATACCGCGGTTTATTGATTTGCAGAGTGAATCACAAGAAAAAGCGGTGGAGGCTGCTTTAGGGGCAGCTAGTTCTAACGTGACCATGAGTTACGCACGGTTTCTGCTTGTCAATTCTGCTGCTCCTACGGGTATAGATGGAAATGCCTGGACTGGTGCGGCTGGGACTACTAATCAGACAATTGAAACCAGTCGTTCCCGATTTGGCCGCCTGCCCAACAACTTGATGCCACTGGCAGCCGGTTTCACATTTTTTCGGTGGTTATTCAGGGCTGATAGCACCCAATCGCCACTGTTATTGGCCGAGCTGGCCGAAATATAG
- a CDS encoding transposase, with product MNVHQLIRQKQLASRRQDKISQRKHLNFDALITTIREDFGKIADHRAANASISLVDALTSGFAMFSLKHPSLLAFEDEWREDPTCLHGVYKVNDIPSDSQMRTICDEVDPRHLRRPFRSIFRQLQRGKVLEKMTWLDGHYLLALDGTGIYSSEKVGSPYCLKKRKRNGQVEYYQQMLGAAIVHPEQREVIPLCPEMIVQQDGSKKQDCERKAARRFLTEFRREHPHLKCVVIEDGLSSNAPHIEDLRQDGHHFILGAKPGDHGHLFEQMDEALRAGQAVELSRADEQQPDILHTYRFVNDLALNKSNPEVRVNLLEYWQLDGKGKVIRFSWVTDLEITAANVYQIMRAGRARWRIENETFNTLKNQGYNLEHNYGLGQKHLSAVFVHLTVLAFLVDQVQQLCCPLFREALVFRKRKRRLWSGIRNRFELLDCPSMEAILLHIVGRGKPLPQLE from the coding sequence ATGAATGTCCACCAACTCATTCGCCAAAAGCAACTCGCCAGCCGTCGTCAAGATAAAATCAGCCAGCGCAAGCACTTGAACTTCGACGCCCTCATCACCACTATTCGGGAGGATTTCGGCAAGATCGCCGACCACCGGGCCGCCAACGCCAGTATCTCCCTGGTGGACGCGCTGACCAGCGGCTTTGCCATGTTCTCCCTCAAGCATCCCTCCCTGCTGGCCTTCGAGGATGAGTGGCGGGAAGACCCCACCTGCCTGCACGGAGTGTACAAAGTAAACGATATCCCCAGCGACAGCCAGATGCGAACCATCTGCGATGAGGTGGACCCCCGGCATCTGCGGCGGCCGTTCCGCAGCATCTTCCGCCAGCTTCAACGAGGCAAGGTGCTGGAAAAGATGACTTGGCTAGACGGCCACTATCTGCTGGCCCTGGACGGCACCGGCATCTACTCCTCGGAGAAGGTCGGCTCGCCATACTGCCTGAAGAAGCGCAAGCGCAACGGGCAGGTGGAATACTACCAGCAGATGCTGGGGGCGGCCATTGTTCATCCCGAGCAGCGGGAAGTGATTCCGCTTTGTCCGGAGATGATCGTCCAGCAGGATGGCAGCAAGAAGCAGGACTGCGAGCGCAAGGCCGCCCGGCGATTTTTGACCGAGTTCCGGCGGGAGCATCCCCACCTTAAGTGCGTGGTGATCGAAGATGGTCTCAGCTCCAACGCACCCCATATCGAGGATCTGCGTCAGGATGGTCACCACTTCATCCTGGGGGCCAAGCCGGGAGATCATGGTCATCTCTTCGAACAGATGGATGAGGCACTCAGGGCTGGCCAGGCGGTGGAGTTATCCCGGGCCGACGAGCAGCAGCCGGATATTCTCCACACCTACCGTTTCGTTAACGATCTGGCGCTCAACAAGTCTAATCCGGAGGTTCGGGTAAACCTGCTGGAGTACTGGCAGCTTGACGGCAAGGGCAAGGTCATCCGCTTCAGTTGGGTCACCGACCTGGAAATCACCGCCGCCAACGTCTACCAGATCATGCGGGCTGGCCGGGCCAGGTGGCGGATTGAAAACGAGACCTTCAACACCCTCAAGAACCAGGGCTACAACCTGGAGCACAACTACGGCCTGGGGCAAAAGCACCTTTCCGCCGTCTTCGTTCACCTCACGGTACTGGCCTTTCTGGTGGACCAGGTTCAGCAGCTCTGTTGTCCGCTGTTCAGGGAGGCGCTGGTTTTCCGTAAACGTAAACGGCGACTCTGGTCGGGGATCAGAAACCGTTTTGAACTGCTGGATTGCCCGTCCATGGAGGCGATCCTGCTCCACATCGTCGGCCGGGGCAAACCCCTGCCGCAGTTGGAATGA